Proteins encoded together in one Mycolicibacter minnesotensis window:
- a CDS encoding FeoA family protein, giving the protein MSRWRRQSSRRSGSVTVLADLAPGQRATITGAVPHAPEAVAGRLRQLGFRAAARVDVIRRAPLGDPTIYRVQDTELCLRRREAQLIQIDAVSDDRS; this is encoded by the coding sequence ATGAGCAGGTGGCGGCGGCAATCGTCGCGGCGATCCGGATCGGTGACCGTGCTCGCCGATCTGGCCCCGGGTCAGCGGGCCACCATCACCGGCGCCGTGCCGCATGCACCCGAGGCGGTAGCCGGACGCCTGCGACAGCTGGGTTTCCGTGCGGCCGCTCGCGTTGACGTGATCCGCCGGGCACCGCTGGGCGACCCCACGATCTACCGCGTCCAAGACACCGAACTGTGTCTGCGACGCCGGGAGGCCCAGTTGATCCAGATCGACGCGGTGAGCGACGACCGGTCATGA
- a CDS encoding TVP38/TMEM64 family protein codes for MSAATRIPQVLRGAWAAFLGTARQVALRRLALTTIVLASLVAVALLVPVPTAVQLRDWAQTLGPWFPLAFLAAHTLVTVFPFPRTAFTLAAGLLFGPWLGVVLAVVSSALSAVAAVVLMRVFGWQVSRLVRHPRLNAVNARLRQRGWPAVVSLRLIPAIPFSVINYAAGASAVRLLPYTLATLVGLLPGTAAVVVLGDALTGAVSPLLFAVSACTAAVGVALLTYEVRVHRRDRPEPDPRAYHVDPAEPAAIG; via the coding sequence ATGTCCGCCGCGACCCGAATCCCGCAGGTGCTGCGCGGCGCGTGGGCGGCGTTCCTGGGCACCGCGCGGCAGGTGGCGCTGCGGCGATTGGCATTGACGACGATCGTGCTGGCGAGCCTGGTCGCGGTGGCATTGCTGGTACCGGTCCCCACGGCTGTGCAGTTGCGGGACTGGGCACAGACCTTGGGGCCGTGGTTTCCGCTGGCATTTCTGGCGGCACACACCCTGGTCACCGTGTTCCCGTTCCCCCGCACCGCCTTCACGCTGGCCGCCGGCCTACTGTTCGGACCCTGGCTCGGCGTCGTCCTGGCGGTGGTGTCCAGCGCTCTGAGCGCGGTGGCGGCCGTGGTCCTGATGCGGGTATTCGGGTGGCAGGTGAGCCGGTTGGTGCGTCATCCGCGCCTGAATGCGGTCAACGCCCGGCTGCGTCAGCGTGGCTGGCCCGCGGTCGTGTCGCTGCGGCTGATTCCGGCGATCCCGTTTTCGGTCATCAACTACGCCGCCGGCGCCTCGGCAGTACGACTGCTGCCGTACACGCTGGCCACCCTGGTCGGACTGCTCCCGGGCACCGCCGCGGTGGTCGTGCTCGGCGACGCCCTGACCGGTGCGGTAAGCCCGCTGTTGTTCGCGGTGTCGGCCTGCACCGCTGCTGTCGGGGTGGCGCTGTTGACTTACGAGGTACGGGTCCACCGCCGGGACCGGCCTGAACCCGACCCGCGGGCGTATCACGTCGATCCCGCCGAACCGGCGGCCATCGGCTGA
- the feoB gene encoding ferrous iron transporter B, translating to MTNCHDDTATSIDVRPARRVVLVGSPNAGKTSLFNHLTGLRAKTGNYPGVTVGRSVGVLTVGDVELAIEDLPGTYSLDPISPDEQVVADVLAGGISSLDRPDAVVLVADATTLRRSIVLVSQVLRLDLPTVLVLTMTDELLARQGRIDLDALTAALGIPVLAVIANRGSGIEELRTLLASSRSWSRPAVLPPADPDALDSWGESVLASADYIAPQRDRRTSRIDELVLHPLWGIVIFFSVMFAFFQIIFTVAAPLQDRVAAGLDWLGSEVNDHLGGTVAGGLIGDGIVGGVGTVLQFLPQIVLLFLMIALLENVGYMSRAAFLMDRVMARTGLEGRAFVAMLSSFACAVPGIMATRTLPASRDRIATIISAPLMTCSARLPVYTLLVGLLVAPQDRWWGFSAQGVTMFGLYLGGGLSALLAASVFKSTILRSDLLPFTMELPPYRFPAPTAVLVAIWSAAKIFLRKAGTIILATSMVLWVLMNLPTRSAETAQLTPPEASAYVLDHSYAAGLGRAIEPVFAPLGFDWRIDIALVGSLSAREVFVSTLGQVSAATNPADPHQALAALTDDHGGRVLTTSTVIALLVYFMFALQCMSTVAVMRRETNTWRWPAFAFGYMFVLAWAMAFIAKSIAAAVST from the coding sequence ATGACGAACTGCCACGACGACACCGCCACGTCCATCGACGTGCGCCCGGCACGACGAGTGGTGCTGGTCGGTAGCCCCAACGCCGGCAAGACCAGCCTGTTCAACCACCTGACCGGGTTGCGAGCCAAGACCGGCAACTATCCGGGCGTCACCGTGGGACGCAGCGTCGGCGTGCTGACCGTCGGAGACGTCGAGTTGGCCATCGAAGACCTGCCCGGCACTTACAGCCTGGATCCGATCAGCCCGGACGAGCAGGTGGTCGCTGACGTGCTGGCCGGAGGCATCAGCAGCCTGGATCGGCCCGACGCGGTCGTGCTGGTCGCCGACGCCACCACCTTGCGCCGCTCGATCGTGCTGGTGAGCCAGGTGCTGCGCCTGGATCTACCCACGGTTCTGGTGCTGACCATGACCGATGAATTGCTTGCCCGCCAGGGCCGAATCGACCTCGACGCGCTCACGGCCGCGTTAGGTATCCCCGTGCTCGCCGTCATCGCGAACCGCGGGTCGGGGATCGAGGAGCTGCGCACACTGTTGGCGTCCAGCCGCTCCTGGTCGCGTCCTGCGGTGCTGCCGCCCGCCGATCCTGACGCACTCGACAGCTGGGGGGAATCGGTGCTTGCGTCCGCCGATTACATTGCCCCGCAACGTGATCGGCGTACCAGCCGAATCGACGAACTGGTCCTGCACCCACTGTGGGGCATCGTCATCTTCTTCTCGGTGATGTTCGCGTTCTTCCAGATCATCTTCACCGTCGCAGCGCCGCTGCAGGACCGTGTCGCCGCCGGACTGGACTGGCTGGGGTCTGAAGTCAACGACCACCTCGGCGGCACGGTGGCCGGTGGTCTGATCGGTGACGGCATCGTGGGCGGCGTCGGGACCGTGTTGCAGTTCCTTCCGCAGATCGTGCTGCTGTTCTTGATGATCGCACTGCTGGAAAATGTCGGATACATGTCTCGCGCCGCGTTCCTGATGGACCGCGTGATGGCGCGCACGGGGCTTGAGGGCCGCGCGTTCGTGGCTATGCTCTCCTCGTTCGCCTGCGCGGTCCCCGGGATCATGGCTACCCGCACCCTGCCGGCGTCGCGGGATCGAATCGCCACCATCATCAGCGCGCCACTGATGACCTGCTCGGCACGACTACCGGTCTATACCCTGCTCGTCGGCCTCCTGGTGGCCCCGCAGGACCGATGGTGGGGCTTCAGCGCCCAAGGCGTCACCATGTTCGGCCTCTACCTCGGCGGTGGTCTCTCGGCACTGCTGGCCGCATCAGTGTTCAAGTCGACGATTCTGCGCAGCGACCTGCTGCCGTTCACCATGGAGCTTCCGCCCTATCGTTTTCCTGCTCCCACAGCAGTGCTGGTGGCGATCTGGTCTGCGGCAAAGATCTTCTTACGCAAGGCAGGCACCATCATCTTGGCGACGTCGATGGTGCTGTGGGTGTTGATGAATCTGCCAACCCGCTCCGCCGAGACTGCCCAGCTGACCCCGCCCGAGGCCTCGGCCTACGTACTGGACCACAGCTACGCCGCCGGGCTCGGCAGGGCCATCGAGCCGGTCTTTGCGCCTTTGGGCTTCGACTGGCGCATCGATATAGCACTGGTCGGATCCCTGTCGGCGCGGGAGGTGTTCGTCTCCACCCTCGGTCAAGTCTCGGCGGCGACCAACCCTGCCGACCCACACCAGGCGCTGGCTGCGCTGACCGATGATCACGGCGGTCGGGTCTTGACCACGTCGACGGTGATCGCACTGCTGGTCTACTT